In a single window of the Harpia harpyja isolate bHarHar1 chromosome 3, bHarHar1 primary haplotype, whole genome shotgun sequence genome:
- the CD82 gene encoding CD82 antigen — protein sequence MGSGCLKVTKYFLFLFNLLFLILGAVILGFGIWILADKTSFIAVLQMSSPSLKTGAYILIGVGALTMLMGFLGCLGAVNEIRCLLGLYFTCLMVILITQVTAGLVIYFQKETLKEELSRIVGSLIENYDPSNDDERNLQDAWDYVQTQISCCGWAGAKDWESNKILINQSMTEYPCSCSNSSKDFQVDTGFCNLDVPVNGTATYADWPVHEQGCMDSVEKWLKDNLGVILGVCTGVAVIELLGMILSISLCKNIHSEDYTKVPKS from the exons ATGGGGTCTGGCTGCCTAAAAGTCACCAAGtacttcctcttcctcttcaatCTCCTGTTCCTT ATTCTGGGCGCTGTGATCCTGGGTTTTGGAATATGGATTCTGGCCGACAAAACCAGTTTCATTGCAGTTCTAC AGATGTCATCTCCCTCCCTGAAGACTGGTGCATACATCCTCATCGGTGTTGGGGCTCTCACCATGCTGATGGGGTTCCTGGGTTGTCTTGGAGCAGTCAATGAAATCCGATGTCTCTTGGGTCTG TACTTCACCTGCCTGATGGTAATCCTTATAACTCAGGTCACTGCTGGACTGGTCATCTACTTCCAGAAAGAAACG CTGAAAGAAGAGTTGTCCCGCATAGTTGGAAGTCTGATTGAAAATTATGACCCTTCGAATGATGATGAGAGGAACTTACAAGATGCATGGGACTATGTGCAAACACAG ATCTCTTGCTGTGGCTGGGCTGGAGCAAAGGACTGGGAAAGTAATAAGATCCTTATCAACCAAAGCATGACTGAGtatccctgctcctgctccaatAGCTCCAAGGACTTTCAGGTAGATACCGGTTTCTGTAATCTGGATGTCCCTGTCAACGGTACTGCAACGTATGCCGACTGGCCTGTTCATGAGCAG GGATGCATGGATAGTGTAGAGAAGTGGTTGAAGGACAACCTTGGTGTCATTCTTGGGGTCTGCACTGGTGTTGCTGTTATAGAG CTGCTGGGGATGATACTGTCCATTTCGCTCTGCAAGAACATACACAGTGAAGATTACACCAAAGTGCCCAAGTCTTGA